The Pelodiscus sinensis isolate JC-2024 chromosome 30, ASM4963464v1, whole genome shotgun sequence genome has a window encoding:
- the LOC142821211 gene encoding mast cell protease 1A-like, which translates to MQVHFLFLLPMAFLLPSGTWAGRIIGGHEAEPHSRPYMAFLHVQEGDNYKCCGGFLVSENFVLTAAHCQGESITVVLGAHNISQWEPSQQVIRVRRQIPHPQYNDIPNNNDIMILQLQEPANINDEVGLLPLPPAKERVQPGTHCSVAGWGQTDTNREGGSATLREVTLKVQDDRECQKGRTYNRSTMMCVGDPKKRQASFRGDSGGPLVCRGVAQGIVSFGPSSGKPPRVFARLSTFVPWIEETMEGLQP; encoded by the exons ATGCAGGTTCACTTCTTGTTTCTGCTCCCCATGGCCTTTCTCCTGCCGTCTGGGACTTGGGCTG GGCGCATCATCGGGGGGCATGAAGCTGagccccactccaggccctacATGGCCTTTCTGCATGTACAAGAAGGAGACAACTACAAGTGCTGCGGCGGGTTCCTGGTGTCGGAGAACTTTGTGCTGACGGCCGCTCACTGCCAGGGAGA AAGCATCACTGTCGTCCTGGGAGCCCACAACATCAGCCAATGGGAACCGAGCCAGCAAGTGATCCGAGTGCGACGGCAGATCCCCCACCCGCAGTACAACGACATACCTAACAATAACGACATCATGAtactgcag CTGCAGGAGCCTGCAAACATTAATGATGAAGTCggactcctccccctgcccccagccaaggagcGAGTGCAGCCTGGGACCCACTGCAGCGTCGCTGGCTGGGGtcagacagacacaaacagagAAGGAGGCTCAGCGACACTCCGGGAGGTGACGTTGAAAGTGCAGGATGACCGGGAGTGTCAGAAAGGTCGCACATATAACCGGTCCACCATGATGTGTGTGGGGGACCCAAAGAAGCGCCAGGCCTCCTTTAGG GGCGACTCCGGGGGCCCCTTGGTGTGCCGGGGAGTAGCCCAGGGCATCGTGTCCTTCGGACCTTCCTCTGGGAAGCCCCCCAGAGTGTTCGCCCGACTCTCCACCTTCGTCCCCTGGATTGAAGAAACGATGGAGGGACTGCAACCCTGA